A DNA window from Paraburkholderia sp. IMGN_8 contains the following coding sequences:
- the pgi gene encoding glucose-6-phosphate isomerase — protein MSNLTHSSAWRALAEHRDSIARTSIRELFARNRERVKRFSQEAAGVYVDYSRNLITDDTLALLTALARQAGVEERRRAMFAGERINVTEDRPVLHVALRERAGTPILVDGEDVVPKVSAVLARMRRFTDAVREGAWRGYTGRAITDVVNIGIGGSDLGPRMVCEALKPYGSKALTMHFVSNVDGADIAEVLQAADPETTLFVISSKTFTTRETLLNAHTARAWFLGSDAAEPAIAKHFVAVSTNADAVTAFGIDPGNMFEFWDWVGGRYSLWSAIGLPIALYVGMDAFETLLAGAHAMDRHFAEAPLEQNLPALLALIGIWHTNFFGAASHLIAPYDRYLHRLPAYLQQLDMESNGKSVTLCGERVDYATGPVIWGEPGTNGQHAFFQLLHQGSALIPADFIACMQPQHALDTHHKVLLANCFAQTEALMNGSHAPDAPHRSFDGNRPTNTICLEKLDPASLGALLALYEHKVFVQGVIWNINSFDQWGVELGKRLAVTIEDEIARPEPVSAHDSSTNGLINRFKARRNVHAESTD, from the coding sequence ATGTCAAATCTCACCCACTCATCCGCCTGGCGTGCGCTCGCCGAGCATCGCGACAGCATCGCGCGGACATCGATACGCGAGCTGTTCGCGCGGAATCGCGAACGTGTCAAGCGGTTCTCTCAGGAAGCAGCCGGCGTATATGTCGACTATTCCAGGAACCTGATCACTGACGACACGCTCGCTCTCCTCACCGCGCTCGCCCGCCAGGCCGGAGTGGAGGAGCGGCGTCGCGCGATGTTTGCAGGCGAGCGGATCAACGTCACTGAGGACCGCCCCGTGCTGCACGTCGCACTGCGCGAGCGCGCGGGTACGCCGATTCTGGTGGACGGCGAGGACGTCGTGCCGAAGGTGTCGGCGGTCCTCGCCAGAATGCGGCGCTTTACGGATGCCGTGCGCGAAGGCGCGTGGCGTGGATATACCGGGCGCGCGATTACCGACGTGGTCAATATCGGCATCGGCGGCTCGGACCTCGGTCCCCGGATGGTCTGCGAAGCCTTGAAACCCTACGGAAGCAAGGCGCTGACGATGCACTTCGTGTCCAATGTCGATGGCGCGGACATTGCCGAGGTGCTGCAGGCCGCCGATCCCGAAACGACGCTCTTCGTGATTTCTTCGAAGACCTTTACCACGCGGGAAACCCTGCTCAACGCGCATACCGCGCGCGCCTGGTTCCTCGGCAGCGACGCGGCCGAACCCGCAATCGCAAAACACTTCGTGGCGGTCTCGACCAACGCGGATGCGGTGACGGCGTTCGGCATTGATCCGGGAAACATGTTCGAATTCTGGGACTGGGTCGGCGGCAGATACTCGCTGTGGTCCGCGATCGGGCTTCCCATTGCGCTGTATGTCGGCATGGACGCGTTCGAAACGCTGCTGGCCGGCGCGCATGCGATGGATCGGCACTTTGCCGAGGCTCCGCTCGAACAGAACCTGCCTGCGCTTCTCGCGTTGATCGGGATCTGGCACACGAACTTCTTCGGCGCGGCAAGCCACCTGATCGCTCCGTATGACCGGTATCTACACCGCCTGCCCGCGTATCTGCAACAGCTCGACATGGAAAGCAACGGCAAGTCTGTCACGCTCTGCGGCGAGCGGGTCGACTATGCGACCGGGCCGGTAATCTGGGGCGAACCCGGAACCAACGGTCAGCATGCGTTCTTCCAGTTGCTGCATCAGGGCAGCGCACTGATTCCGGCCGACTTCATCGCCTGCATGCAGCCGCAGCATGCGCTGGACACTCACCACAAGGTCCTGCTCGCCAACTGTTTTGCGCAGACCGAAGCGCTGATGAACGGCTCGCATGCTCCCGATGCGCCGCACCGGAGCTTCGACGGCAACCGTCCGACCAACACGATCTGCCTGGAGAAGCTCGACCCCGCGTCACTGGGCGCGCTGCTCGCACTGTACGAGCACAAGGTGTTTGTGCAAGGCGTGATCTGGAACATCAACTCGTTCGACCAGTGGGGCGTGGAGCTCGGCAAGCGGCTCGCGGTAACCATCGAGGACGAAATCGCCCGGCCGGAGCCAGTGAGCGCGCACGACAGTTCCACCAACGGCCTGATCAACCGTTTCAAGGCGCGGCGTAACGTACATGCCGAATCGACAGACTGA
- a CDS encoding ABC transporter substrate-binding protein has protein sequence MFKQKAVLASVALGLGFAMTAAQAADKPLKSIGITVGSLGNPYFVTIVKGAEAKAKQINPNAKVTSVSADYDLNKQFTQIDNFISAHVDMILINAADPKAIEPAVKKAQAAGIVVVAVDVAAAGANATVQTNNFQAGELSCGYIAKKLSGHGNVVIENGPSVSAVVDRVKGCKSVLAKEAGIKVLSDDQDAKGSREGGMNAMQGYLTRFPKIDAVFTINDPQAVGSDLAAKQLQRKNIVITSVDGAPDIETALKSDTLVQASASQDPWAMAQTAVGIGYGIMNGKTPANPMTLLPSTLVTRDNVGSYKGWSSPR, from the coding sequence ATGTTCAAGCAGAAAGCCGTTCTGGCCAGCGTCGCCCTTGGGCTCGGTTTCGCCATGACGGCGGCGCAGGCAGCCGACAAGCCCCTCAAGTCAATCGGGATTACCGTCGGCTCGCTCGGCAACCCGTACTTCGTCACGATCGTCAAGGGTGCGGAGGCCAAGGCAAAGCAGATCAACCCCAATGCCAAGGTCACGTCGGTGTCTGCCGACTATGATCTGAACAAGCAGTTTACGCAGATCGACAACTTCATCTCGGCTCACGTCGACATGATCCTGATCAACGCAGCAGACCCGAAAGCGATCGAGCCTGCGGTGAAGAAGGCCCAGGCCGCCGGCATCGTGGTGGTCGCAGTCGACGTGGCAGCTGCAGGCGCGAACGCCACGGTGCAGACCAACAACTTCCAGGCTGGCGAACTCTCGTGCGGCTATATCGCCAAAAAACTCAGCGGGCACGGCAATGTCGTTATCGAAAACGGTCCGTCGGTCTCGGCCGTGGTCGATCGTGTGAAGGGCTGCAAATCGGTGCTCGCCAAGGAGGCTGGCATCAAGGTCCTGTCGGACGATCAGGATGCCAAGGGCTCCCGGGAAGGCGGCATGAACGCGATGCAGGGTTACCTCACCCGGTTTCCGAAAATCGATGCGGTCTTCACGATCAACGACCCGCAGGCCGTGGGCAGCGATCTCGCGGCCAAGCAGTTGCAACGCAAGAACATCGTGATCACCTCCGTCGACGGCGCGCCCGACATCGAGACCGCGCTCAAGAGCGACACCCTGGTCCAGGCTTCCGCGAGCCAGGATCCCTGGGCGATGGCTCAAACGGCGGTGGGCATCGGCTACGGAATCATGAATGGCAAAACGCCCGCCAACCCGATGACCCTGCTGCCTTCGACCCTGGTCACGCGCGACAACGTGGGCAGCTACAAGGGCTGGTCCTCGCCCCGCTAA
- a CDS encoding ribose ABC transporter permease has protein sequence MLDSTRQQDVATAPVDPAHRPVLQQPPVDRRKRVQTLMRTAGMLPVLLLLCVGFGIMTDTFFSLQNLSIITQQASINIVLAAGMTFVILTGGIDLSVGSVLAAAAVAAMLASNIPHWGWLGIPVALLVGLGFGAVNGGLIALLRLPPFIVTLGALTAVRGVARLMGSDTTIFNPQLPFAFIGNGSVFGIPWLVVIAIAVVALSWFILRRTVLGLRIYSVGGNPEAARLSGIKVWGIEMFVYAMSGLLAGLGAVMSAARLYAANGLQMGQSYELDAIAAVILGGTSFVGGVGSIVGTLIGALIIAVLTNGLVLLGVSDIWQYIIKGLVIIGAVALDRYRQRGSART, from the coding sequence ATGCTTGACTCAACCAGACAACAAGACGTTGCCACCGCACCGGTCGATCCGGCACATCGCCCGGTATTGCAGCAACCGCCGGTCGATCGCCGGAAGCGGGTGCAGACGCTGATGCGTACCGCGGGCATGCTGCCGGTCCTGCTGCTGCTATGCGTCGGCTTCGGCATCATGACCGACACGTTTTTCAGCTTGCAGAATCTGTCGATCATCACGCAGCAGGCGTCGATCAACATCGTCCTCGCAGCCGGCATGACCTTCGTCATTCTGACGGGTGGCATCGATCTGTCGGTAGGTTCGGTACTGGCCGCTGCGGCAGTAGCGGCTATGCTCGCATCGAATATCCCTCACTGGGGCTGGCTCGGCATCCCGGTCGCGCTGCTCGTCGGGCTCGGCTTCGGTGCCGTCAACGGCGGACTGATTGCCCTTCTCAGGCTGCCGCCCTTCATCGTCACGCTCGGCGCACTGACCGCGGTGCGTGGCGTCGCACGGCTAATGGGCAGCGATACGACCATCTTCAATCCGCAACTGCCATTTGCCTTCATCGGCAATGGCTCGGTTTTCGGCATCCCATGGCTGGTGGTGATCGCCATCGCGGTGGTGGCGCTGTCCTGGTTCATCCTGCGCCGCACCGTACTCGGATTGAGAATCTATTCGGTCGGTGGCAACCCTGAAGCCGCACGCCTCTCGGGTATCAAGGTCTGGGGCATCGAGATGTTCGTCTACGCGATGTCCGGGTTGCTGGCCGGACTCGGTGCGGTGATGTCCGCAGCCCGCCTGTACGCCGCCAATGGCCTGCAGATGGGGCAGTCATACGAACTCGACGCGATCGCCGCAGTGATTCTCGGCGGCACCAGCTTTGTCGGCGGCGTGGGATCGATCGTCGGCACCTTGATCGGCGCGCTGATCATCGCGGTACTGACCAACGGGCTCGTCCTGCTCGGCGTATCGGATATCTGGCAATACATCATCAAAGGGCTGGTGATCATCGGCGCCGTGGCCCTCGACCGCTATCGCCAGCGCGGATCCGCCCGTACCTGA